TTGCTTCACTTGCTGCTTATATGAAAATAGGTTATGAAAATGCTAAAAATGGAACAGTTGGTCAAAGATATACTCCGACTGCACAAATTATAAATTACAATATAACAAATAAAAGTGTTGGAGGAATCGCATAATGAAAATTAATTACTGTGATGCATTAGTTATTGGTGGAGGATTAGCTGGACTTAGAGCTGCTGTTGCTGCACAAAAAAAAGGATTAAGTACTATAGTTTTATCTTTAGTACCTGTAAAAAGATCTCACTCTGCTGCTGCACAAGGTGGTATGCAAGCGTCTTTAGGTAACTCAAAAATGTCTGATGGTGATAATGAAGATTTACACTTTGCTGATACTGTAAAAGGTTCTGACTGGGGATGTGATCAAGATGTTGCAAGAATGTTTGTACACACTGCACCAAAAGCAATTAGAGAGTTAGCATCATGGGGGGTTCCTTGGTCAAGAGTAAAAGCTGGAACAAGAGAAGCTGTTATTAATGCTAAAAAAACAACAATTACAGAAGATGAAGATAGACATGGATTAATTACATCAAGAGACTTTGGTGGAACTAAAAAATGGAGAACTTGTTATACTGCTGATGCAACTGGACATACAATGCTATTTGGTGTTGCAAATGAAGCTTTAAAACATAACGTTGATATTAGAGATAGAAAAGAAGCTTTATCATTAATTCATGAAAATGGAAGATGTTATGGAGCAATAGTAAGAGATTTAATTACAGGTGAATTAGAAGCTTATGTAGCAAAAGGTACATGTATAGCAACTGGTGGTTATGGAAGAATTTTCAAACAAACTACAAACGCAGTTATTTGTGAAGGAACAGGAGCTGCTATTGCACTTGAAACTGGAATTGCAACATTAGGAAATATGGAAGCGGTTCAATTTCACCCAACTCCAATCGTTCCATCAGGAATTTTATTAACTGAAGGTTGTAGAGGTGATGGAGGAATTTTAAGAGACGTTGATGGTCATAGATTTATGCCTGATTATGAGCCAGAGAAAAAAGAACTTGCATCAAGAGACGTTGTTTCAAGAAGAATGATTGAGCACATTAGAAATGGTAAAGGTGTTCCTTCTCCTTATGGATATCACGTATGGTTAGATATTTCTATTTTAGGTAGAGAGCATATTGAGAAAAACTTAAGAGACGTTCAAGAAATTTGTCAAATCTTTAATGGTATTGATCCAGCTGATGAAGGTCCAAAAGGTTGGGCTCCAGTTCTTCCAATGCAACACTACTCAATGGGTGGTATCAGAACTAAACCAACTGGTGAGTCTCAAAAATTAGCAGGATTATTTGCTTGTGGTGAAGCTGCTTGTTGGGATATGCATGGATTTAATAGACTTGGAGGAAACTCTGTTTCTGAAACAGTTGTTGCTGGTATGATTATTGGTAACTACTTTGCTGATTATTGTTTAGAAAATGATGTTACTATTCCTACTAAAACTGTACAAAAATTCTTAGATGAGCAAGAAGCTTATATCGATGAAATTCTATCTTATAATGGAAATGAAGATATCTTCAAAATAAAAAATAGAATGAAAGAATTAATGGATGAAAAAGTTGGTATCTTTAGAAGTGGAGAACCACTAAA
The DNA window shown above is from Arcobacter lacus and carries:
- a CDS encoding fumarate reductase flavoprotein subunit, whose amino-acid sequence is MKINYCDALVIGGGLAGLRAAVAAQKKGLSTIVLSLVPVKRSHSAAAQGGMQASLGNSKMSDGDNEDLHFADTVKGSDWGCDQDVARMFVHTAPKAIRELASWGVPWSRVKAGTREAVINAKKTTITEDEDRHGLITSRDFGGTKKWRTCYTADATGHTMLFGVANEALKHNVDIRDRKEALSLIHENGRCYGAIVRDLITGELEAYVAKGTCIATGGYGRIFKQTTNAVICEGTGAAIALETGIATLGNMEAVQFHPTPIVPSGILLTEGCRGDGGILRDVDGHRFMPDYEPEKKELASRDVVSRRMIEHIRNGKGVPSPYGYHVWLDISILGREHIEKNLRDVQEICQIFNGIDPADEGPKGWAPVLPMQHYSMGGIRTKPTGESQKLAGLFACGEAACWDMHGFNRLGGNSVSETVVAGMIIGNYFADYCLENDVTIPTKTVQKFLDEQEAYIDEILSYNGNEDIFKIKNRMKELMDEKVGIFRSGEPLKEAVEELKDLLAKTKKINIKSKERSGNPELEEAYRVPKMLKVALCVAKGARDRTESRGAHYREDYLKRDDANWLNRTLTSWPSKDALEPEITYEPLDIMTMEMPPAFRGYGAKGMIIEHDLSAVRQAQVDEITEKMQAEGKDRHEIQHALMPFDLPMNYKEKNERAGDK